A stretch of DNA from Catenulispora acidiphila DSM 44928:
CTTTTGGACAGCCTCGCCATTCTTGCTCACCCTGGGCGGTCTGACTATCACAAAGCGTGGATTCACTCACACAGGTTATCTGACCCCGAATTTCTTTGGTAGGCCTGTCAGAGCCTCAGGCAGCGCGCACCGTGACGAACACATGACCGGCCAGATCCAGGTCCAGTTCGGCGGTCTCCCCGACGGATCCGAGCAGCACGCCGCCCGGCGAAACCGTCGCCCGCACCGTCTGGCCCGGCTGCACGCCGGCCCGCCGCAGACGCAGCATCAGCTGCGGGTCGTTCTGCAGCGGCTCGCCGAGCCGGCGGACCACCAGGTTCTGCGCGGTCGCCGAGCGCGCGCCGCGCTCCACCACGTCGCGCAGGTTGGCCACGTCGCCGTCGAGGAACGCCTCCTGCTCGCCGACGGTGTCGTCCAGCTCGGCCAGGCCGGGGATCGGGTTGCCGTAGGGCGACTCGGTCGGGTGGTCCAGCAGCTCCAGCAGGCGCCGCTCCACCGCCTCGCTCATCACGTGCTCCCAGCGGCAGGCCTCGACGTGGACGTCCTCCCAGGCCAGCCCGATCACGTCGGTCAGCAGCCGCTCGGCCAGCCGGTGCTTGCGCATCACGCGCGTGGCCTGCTCGCGGCCGTCGTCGGTGAGCTCCAGATGCCGGTCGCCCTCGACGGTCAGCAGCCCGTCGCGCTCCATGCGGGCCACGGTCTGGCTGACGGTCGGGCCGCTCTGCCCCAGCCGCTCGGCGATCCGGGCGCGCAGCGGGACGATGCCCTCCTCCACGAGCTCGTAAATGGTCCGCAGGTACATCTCGGTGGTGTCGATGAGGTCGCTGCTCACGTTCTCCAGTCCCTTCCCGCGGGCCCACGGCCGCCGTTACTTGGTGCCCAGCCGCCGGTCCTCGCAGCCCGTCCGCGCTGCGGTGCTCCATTGTTGCGCATTCCGCCGACAGGCATCGGCACCTGGCGTCCTTTCAAGGACACCCGCCGTGCCGGTCGGTACCGATGCGCCCGAAGGCGCGCCGAAATGTTCCGGCGTCTCAGCCCAACAGCGCCTCGGCGCGCTCGGTCCGCAAGTGCAGAACCGCGCGACCGTCGCGCCGGGTCGCCACCAGTCCGGCGCCGCGCAGCACCCCGAGGTGCTGCGAGACCGCACCGGCGGTGACGCCGAGCCGTCCGGCCAGCTCGCCGGTGGTGCCCGGGGCGGCGAGCTGGACCAGCAGTTCGGCGCGGGTGCGGCCGAGCAGAGCGGCGAGCGCGTCCGGCGCCGGGCGGCGCGTCTCCCAGACCGTCGCCACGGCTCGTGCCGGGTAGTGCAGCAGGCCGGCGGTGACCGGTTTGGTCGCCACGCAGATGTTGGGCCAGCCGAGCACGGTCGGAGACAGGACCAGCGAACGTCCTTCGAGGACGACTTCCTTAGCGGCAAACGGCCAGACGGCCTCGCTGATTCCCGGGCCGTGCAGCCGCAGTTCGCTGTCCGACCAGCGCACGTCGTGGTGCAGGTCGTCGAAGACCGCGGCCACGCCGCCGTCGGCCAGCACCCGCGCCCGGTAGGCGATGTCGGCCTCCAGCACCCCGATCATCCGCGGCCAGTGCGGGGCGACGAGCACGTCGAACACCCGCCGCAGGACGTCGGCGAGGCGGGCCAGGCCGGCCGGCGGGTCGTCGTAGAACTCCCGCTGGAAGCGGTCGCTCGGCATGCCGTTGTTCTCGAAGTAGCGCCGGACCCGCCAGGATTCCGCGGTACGGATGGTCTCGAGTTCCTCCTCGAGCGCGGGCATGTGGACGTCCGGCGGCGGCACCAGGACGCCGGGACGCACGGCGCGTCCGGTGAAGCCGGACAGGATCTCCACGTCGGGGACCTGCGCCAGCAGCGGCCGGGCCCAGCGCACCCACGGCAGGTGGACCGCGTGCTTGCCGGGCTCGACGAGCACGTCCACCGCCTGCAGCGCCTCGTACACCGGGGAGATGGCGAAGCGGACGCGGGCCATCTCGGTCCCCGCGATCGGTATGCGGATCGGATTCGCCATCGGCCACCCCCCGTGATTTAGCCAGGGGTAAATCGTAGCTCCGGCGGTGGCCGATCTTCGAATCTTGCGGCATGACCACCGTTTCCCTTCGTTCGGACGCCTCCCGCTCCGACTCGCCCCACGGCTCCCCCGCGCCGATACGCCGCCGCGATCGGAGTCCCGGCGGACTCGGCCGCGACTGGCACGTGCTGTTCACCGCGAGCGCCGTCTCCGTGCTCGGCGACGGCGCGTTCGTCGCCGCCCTGCCGCTGCTCGCCGCCGGATACACCCGGGATCCGCGGTTGATCTCCGGGCTGACCGTCACCGGGACGCTGCCCTGGCTGGTGTTCTCGTTGCAGGCCGGGGCGATCGCCGACCGGTCGGAGACGCGGCGGCTGTCGATCCGGGCGCAGGGCTGGCAGTTGCTGTGCGTGCTGGCCGTCGGGCTGCTGGCGATGGACCGCGGCGCCGGCTGGGGGTTGGCGGCGCTCTA
This window harbors:
- a CDS encoding ArsR/SmtB family transcription factor; its protein translation is MANPIRIPIAGTEMARVRFAISPVYEALQAVDVLVEPGKHAVHLPWVRWARPLLAQVPDVEILSGFTGRAVRPGVLVPPPDVHMPALEEELETIRTAESWRVRRYFENNGMPSDRFQREFYDDPPAGLARLADVLRRVFDVLVAPHWPRMIGVLEADIAYRARVLADGGVAAVFDDLHHDVRWSDSELRLHGPGISEAVWPFAAKEVVLEGRSLVLSPTVLGWPNICVATKPVTAGLLHYPARAVATVWETRRPAPDALAALLGRTRAELLVQLAAPGTTGELAGRLGVTAGAVSQHLGVLRGAGLVATRRDGRAVLHLRTERAEALLG
- a CDS encoding metal-dependent transcriptional regulator; its protein translation is MYLRTIYELVEEGIVPLRARIAERLGQSGPTVSQTVARMERDGLLTVEGDRHLELTDDGREQATRVMRKHRLAERLLTDVIGLAWEDVHVEACRWEHVMSEAVERRLLELLDHPTESPYGNPIPGLAELDDTVGEQEAFLDGDVANLRDVVERGARSATAQNLVVRRLGEPLQNDPQLMLRLRRAGVQPGQTVRATVSPGGVLLGSVGETAELDLDLAGHVFVTVRAA